One region of Fervidobacterium sp. genomic DNA includes:
- a CDS encoding Mrp/NBP35 family ATP-binding protein — translation MNLRLPEDQKIKRLKEDVKYFVAVLSGKGGVGKTTICVNLATALAESGYNVGILDIDIHGPDIVRMLGVNASPSVDENERLIPAHIFPNLKALSISMLVEEGKPIIWRGPLKHSAIKQFLGDAEWGKLDFMIFDLPPGTGDEALSLFQTIGKINGVLIVTTPQKVALDDVRRAITFVQTMNQPILGIVENMSYMRCKEEIIYPFGKGGADKLSEEYNVPVLGRIPMDPRALELLDEGKPITIYYRESEIEHAFKQLAENVAKSVEKVQK, via the coding sequence ATGAATTTGAGGCTTCCAGAAGATCAGAAGATTAAAAGACTAAAAGAAGATGTTAAATATTTTGTAGCCGTGTTAAGTGGTAAGGGAGGAGTTGGGAAAACCACGATTTGTGTAAACTTAGCTACAGCACTTGCAGAGAGTGGGTACAACGTTGGAATACTTGACATAGATATTCACGGACCAGATATTGTTAGGATGCTGGGTGTTAATGCTAGCCCTTCTGTTGATGAGAATGAACGTCTGATTCCAGCCCATATATTCCCAAATTTGAAAGCACTTTCGATATCCATGCTCGTTGAGGAAGGTAAACCAATAATTTGGAGAGGACCATTAAAACACTCAGCTATAAAGCAATTCTTAGGTGATGCAGAATGGGGAAAACTTGATTTCATGATTTTTGATTTGCCCCCAGGAACAGGTGATGAAGCGTTAAGTCTCTTTCAAACGATTGGAAAAATAAATGGTGTGCTCATCGTTACAACACCTCAAAAAGTAGCATTAGACGACGTCAGAAGAGCTATTACTTTTGTCCAAACAATGAATCAACCAATACTTGGTATCGTTGAAAACATGTCTTATATGAGGTGTAAAGAAGAAATCATCTACCCGTTTGGAAAAGGTGGAGCTGATAAGCTATCAGAAGAATACAATGTACCTGTGCTTGGTAGAATACCAATGGATCCAAGAGCACTTGAACTTCTTGATGAGGGAAAACCTATAACTATTTATTACAGAGAAAGCGAGATAGAACACGCATTTAAACAGTTAGCAGAAAATGTAGCAAAAAGTGTTGAAAAAGTACAAAAGTAA
- a CDS encoding undecaprenyl-diphosphate phosphatase — MSFLKEFLLGVVQGLTEFLPVSSSGHLGLFSKLMSLPSDLALFAFLHLATFLVVLIFLWNDVWTIILGLIRLQKDSWQLAFKIIVSSVPAGVIGLLFEKKINEALSSQKLIGLFFIITAVALWYSDKFSGKKTMETLSYIDALTIGLFQAVAILPGVSRSGLTLVGALIVGMARTDAFKYSFLMSIPITLAAGLFEMRHITFTPLIFSGFAGAFFSGLIALVIVKMLTISAHLKYFSIYLIIPILLSFFL, encoded by the coding sequence GTGAGCTTTTTGAAAGAATTTCTCTTAGGTGTTGTACAAGGGTTAACAGAATTTCTACCTGTTTCAAGTTCTGGTCATCTTGGACTTTTCTCAAAACTTATGAGCTTACCATCTGATTTGGCACTCTTTGCGTTTTTACATCTTGCTACTTTTTTGGTCGTCTTGATCTTTCTGTGGAATGATGTCTGGACTATAATCTTAGGGTTAATTAGATTACAAAAAGATTCTTGGCAATTGGCATTTAAAATTATCGTTTCTTCTGTTCCAGCAGGTGTGATTGGATTGCTTTTTGAAAAAAAAATCAATGAGGCATTGTCGTCTCAAAAGTTAATTGGTCTGTTCTTCATCATAACTGCCGTCGCACTTTGGTATTCCGATAAATTCTCTGGAAAAAAGACAATGGAGACATTGAGTTATATAGATGCACTAACAATAGGACTTTTCCAAGCAGTAGCAATTTTACCAGGTGTATCAAGAAGTGGACTTACACTTGTGGGAGCGTTAATTGTAGGTATGGCAAGAACCGACGCGTTTAAGTATTCTTTTTTAATGAGCATACCAATAACCTTGGCTGCAGGACTTTTTGAGATGCGACATATTACGTTCACTCCATTGATCTTCTCTGGATTTGCAGGTGCGTTTTTCTCAGGTCTAATTGCGCTTGTTATAGTAAAAATGTTAACAATTTCTGCTCACTTGAAATATTTTTCTATTTACCTCATAATACCTATTCTTTTAAGTTTTTTCCTATAA
- a CDS encoding ABC transporter substrate-binding protein has product MRKLFIFLLIFVTVISLAKVKIQFWHAMGGWRIELIQNMVNEFMKANPDIAVEVQYVGSYEEILAKTVASLQAGTPPHVVQLNEISTKKMIDSGVIVPVEDLIKKDPSFDKNKLLPQVRNYYSIGGKLYSMPWNSSTPLLFYNKTLFKQVGLDPNKPPKTFSEVINYCRKLVKKDEKGNIIRTGITWPLYAWFFEQWMAEQNKLLVDNNNGRTGNPTKVLFNNDAGLKIMEFWNTLTKEGLMINTKKGDWTAARQLFISQTVGMIITSTSDVALLTSEAQKQGFEIGAAYIPIPDGVQRAGVIVGGGSLWIIKQKNQEEIDAAWKLVKYLADVEPQIVWHKGTGYFPVRLEAKEKLEKEGYYNTNPLHYVAIKQLLETIPSYATMGAVVGAFPEIRTAIENAVEKMINGQLTPKQALEEAEREANKAIRQYF; this is encoded by the coding sequence ATGAGAAAGCTTTTTATCTTCTTGCTAATTTTTGTTACGGTTATTTCCCTTGCAAAAGTCAAGATTCAATTTTGGCATGCAATGGGAGGCTGGAGAATCGAGCTAATCCAAAACATGGTCAATGAGTTTATGAAGGCTAACCCGGATATAGCCGTTGAAGTTCAATACGTTGGCAGTTACGAGGAGATCTTAGCAAAGACTGTGGCTTCATTGCAAGCTGGTACACCACCACATGTTGTACAACTAAATGAAATAAGTACCAAGAAGATGATTGATAGTGGAGTTATTGTACCAGTTGAAGATCTTATAAAAAAAGATCCATCTTTCGATAAGAACAAATTATTACCACAAGTAAGAAATTATTACAGTATCGGTGGTAAACTGTACTCAATGCCTTGGAACAGTTCAACACCACTTCTTTTTTACAACAAAACCCTTTTCAAACAAGTAGGTTTGGACCCAAACAAACCACCAAAAACTTTCAGTGAGGTAATAAATTACTGCAGAAAACTCGTTAAGAAAGATGAAAAAGGCAACATAATAAGAACAGGCATTACATGGCCACTTTATGCGTGGTTTTTTGAACAGTGGATGGCTGAGCAAAACAAGCTCTTAGTTGATAACAATAACGGAAGAACAGGAAACCCAACAAAGGTTCTCTTTAACAATGATGCTGGACTGAAGATTATGGAATTTTGGAACACGCTTACAAAAGAAGGACTAATGATTAATACAAAGAAAGGTGATTGGACTGCCGCACGTCAACTCTTCATTTCACAAACTGTGGGTATGATTATTACTTCTACTTCGGACGTTGCTTTATTAACATCGGAAGCTCAAAAACAAGGATTCGAAATAGGAGCTGCTTATATACCTATTCCAGATGGTGTCCAAAGAGCTGGTGTTATAGTCGGTGGTGGAAGCCTTTGGATAATAAAGCAAAAGAACCAGGAAGAAATTGATGCAGCATGGAAGTTGGTAAAATATCTGGCAGATGTTGAACCTCAAATAGTATGGCATAAAGGTACAGGCTATTTCCCAGTGAGACTTGAAGCAAAAGAGAAACTAGAAAAGGAAGGTTATTACAATACAAACCCACTGCACTATGTGGCTATAAAGCAGTTACTTGAAACAATTCCATCCTATGCAACCATGGGAGCTGTTGTTGGAGCTTTTCCAGAAATAAGGACTGCAATCGAGAATGCTGTAGAAAAAATGATAAATGGTCAGTTAACACCAAAACAAGCTCTCGAAGAAGCTGAAAGGGAAGCAAACAAGGCTATAAGGCAATATTTCTAA
- a CDS encoding cell division protein FtsA: MVFALDIGTRKIAGLLVDLDEDDKMVVHDVVIREHEHRAMLDGQIHDVEKVAKAVSIVKRQLEERNNIKLDKVAVALAGRFLKTYVGENTVEFDEPVEITKDMVVRMELDAVAKATENIEPNMYCVGYSVIRYELDGMWFKKLEGLKGKSAYIKVVATYLPSHVVEAMLSVLKKVNLTITHLTLEPIAAVNVTVPEDLRILNLALVDVGAGTSDIAISKDGTIIAYGMVPLAGDEITEAITKKFLLDFSTAEYVKRNIENFEVIKVRNILDKEKEITREELINTISDPVDKITKKVAEEIIQLNGDKPQAVLIVGGGAKVPIFATYLAKNLGMDEEVVSLKMAKNLDFIDNTNTIHGSEFITPLGIGYTALHKTGAVFESVTVNGETIQLIGFKGTYTAWEVLVQSGIEMRKLIGKPGKSIVVDLNGEPVVIKGKMPVPALVKINGKEGTLRDAVRHGDTIEVGQAIDGEDAKATLYDVIKPVRLKSMESEQIIEYYPKVLLNDIEVKGNVELNDGDKIKFEKIKIKEIREFLSTDLIKIEYSINNVYKETIAGEVKIFKGELELSDENIVEPGDEITYALVFKYPKVRELPEMEKISIIVNINGQPTLITKDGTLVWVNDQLVSPEYEIRNGDKIRTQLTDDQGFIVADILKVINFDPRKIKNYTLYKNGRKTGFTDSLENGDEIVFEYELMEEEA, translated from the coding sequence ATGGTATTTGCGCTTGATATTGGAACAAGAAAAATAGCTGGACTACTTGTAGATTTAGACGAAGACGATAAAATGGTTGTTCACGATGTTGTAATAAGGGAACACGAACATCGTGCAATGCTTGATGGTCAGATACATGATGTTGAAAAGGTTGCAAAGGCAGTTTCGATCGTTAAGAGGCAACTAGAGGAGAGAAACAACATAAAGTTGGATAAGGTGGCTGTAGCACTTGCAGGTCGATTTTTGAAAACTTATGTGGGCGAAAACACCGTTGAATTTGATGAACCTGTTGAAATAACAAAAGATATGGTAGTGCGCATGGAATTAGATGCGGTAGCAAAGGCAACAGAGAATATTGAACCAAATATGTACTGTGTCGGATATTCTGTTATCAGGTACGAGCTGGATGGTATGTGGTTTAAAAAACTTGAAGGCTTGAAAGGAAAAAGTGCATATATAAAGGTTGTAGCAACATATTTGCCAAGCCATGTAGTTGAGGCTATGTTATCGGTACTCAAAAAAGTCAACCTTACGATAACACATCTTACGCTCGAACCTATCGCTGCCGTTAATGTAACAGTCCCTGAAGATTTAAGAATATTGAACTTGGCATTAGTTGATGTTGGAGCAGGCACGAGTGACATAGCTATATCAAAAGATGGTACAATAATTGCTTATGGAATGGTACCACTTGCGGGTGATGAAATAACAGAAGCAATAACAAAAAAGTTCTTACTCGACTTTTCGACAGCAGAATATGTGAAAAGAAACATAGAAAATTTCGAGGTAATCAAGGTAAGAAACATTTTAGATAAAGAGAAAGAAATCACTCGTGAAGAACTAATAAACACAATTTCCGATCCTGTGGACAAGATAACCAAAAAAGTAGCCGAAGAAATAATACAGCTAAATGGAGATAAACCTCAAGCTGTGCTTATTGTTGGCGGTGGTGCCAAAGTCCCTATATTTGCAACATACCTTGCGAAAAACCTCGGAATGGATGAAGAGGTAGTATCACTTAAGATGGCAAAAAATTTGGATTTTATTGATAACACAAATACAATACACGGAAGTGAATTCATAACTCCACTTGGAATAGGATACACTGCCTTACACAAAACAGGCGCTGTTTTTGAATCGGTAACTGTGAATGGTGAAACTATACAGCTAATAGGATTTAAAGGTACGTACACAGCATGGGAAGTACTTGTCCAATCTGGAATAGAGATGAGAAAATTAATTGGGAAACCAGGAAAGTCTATAGTTGTAGATTTAAACGGTGAACCGGTTGTCATTAAAGGTAAAATGCCCGTTCCTGCTTTGGTGAAGATAAATGGTAAAGAAGGCACTTTACGGGATGCCGTTAGGCATGGTGATACCATTGAAGTCGGGCAAGCAATTGATGGAGAAGACGCTAAAGCGACTTTGTACGATGTGATAAAACCTGTGAGGTTGAAATCTATGGAAAGCGAGCAGATAATTGAATACTATCCAAAGGTCTTACTAAACGACATAGAAGTCAAGGGAAACGTTGAACTGAACGACGGAGATAAAATAAAATTTGAGAAGATAAAAATCAAGGAAATTCGAGAATTTCTCAGTACTGATCTAATAAAGATTGAGTATTCCATAAACAATGTTTACAAAGAAACAATTGCTGGAGAGGTTAAAATTTTTAAAGGTGAGTTGGAGTTATCAGACGAAAACATCGTAGAACCAGGTGACGAGATCACATACGCCTTAGTTTTCAAATATCCTAAAGTAAGGGAATTACCTGAAATGGAGAAAATCAGTATTATCGTTAATATAAATGGTCAACCGACTTTAATTACAAAAGACGGCACACTCGTCTGGGTCAATGATCAACTTGTTTCTCCCGAATACGAAATAAGAAACGGAGACAAGATAAGAACTCAACTTACTGATGACCAAGGGTTCATCGTAGCTGATATACTCAAAGTAATTAACTTTGACCCAAGAAAAATTAAAAATTACACACTTTACAAAAACGGCAGAAAAACCGGATTTACAGACTCACTTGAAAACGGAGATGAAATAGTATTTGAATATGAATTAATGGAGGAAGAAGCTTAA
- a CDS encoding YaaR family protein, with translation MRIEPPSNDPKLKSGAIKGKKTHKKEEVSHKKEAAFFGIFEEAEEEAIRKTIEEMVSDVIEAGNDFVRSPTPDNLKKYKERIKNVLKYIEKNLYKISGKYDFSLSQPRLHIVAEQIDEKLLQISSLLMEAEKDTIKLAQKVGEINGLLFDLYR, from the coding sequence GTGCGTATTGAACCACCTTCCAACGATCCTAAGTTAAAGAGCGGTGCTATCAAAGGAAAAAAAACACATAAAAAGGAAGAAGTGTCGCATAAAAAAGAAGCGGCATTTTTTGGTATTTTTGAAGAAGCCGAAGAAGAAGCTATTAGAAAAACCATTGAAGAGATGGTTTCTGATGTAATCGAGGCTGGAAATGACTTTGTACGTTCCCCTACACCAGACAATCTTAAAAAATACAAAGAACGTATTAAAAACGTACTGAAATACATAGAGAAAAACTTATATAAGATATCTGGTAAATATGATTTCTCTCTTTCTCAACCTAGATTACATATTGTTGCAGAACAAATAGATGAAAAATTACTTCAAATTTCCTCTTTACTTATGGAAGCTGAAAAAGATACGATAAAGCTCGCACAAAAAGTTGGGGAAATAAACGGACTTTTGTTTGATCTTTATAGATAA
- a CDS encoding VWA-like domain-containing protein, translating to MKIDDKIDSALGNLIKKNAFYAYLLMGCKFKEANVKNIALTITRNGDLLFLYNPVSLYLKNPSIIEGLLLHEIMHVINRHHLIRPKDKKDMMIWNLAKDAAINQFIPEIDALSVPLNVLIEEGHGTDNDLIFVGPPANMLNKSVEEYYEYILNEFIKKGNFDVEAVAERLPNNHTFESDVPIEMIVEITQKRLEKAFNLFGSELPSGLRQNVSLSISNPIINWETALKKFVGLSQRGDKYSTPLKPNRRYEDQPGWKFVYEPKLVVILDTSGSIIEEELNCFISEIDSIAKNGINFTLIQVDKSVTFVGEYRFGGWRNLEIFGGGETDLQPAVDIAQTKFRCEGMVIFTDGYVDVPKIQRRVLFVLSKKHNPEFYLDAKKIYGNVFVLR from the coding sequence TTGAAGATCGACGATAAAATAGACAGTGCTTTGGGAAATCTGATCAAAAAGAACGCCTTTTACGCTTATTTGCTAATGGGATGCAAATTCAAAGAAGCTAATGTTAAAAATATTGCACTGACAATAACAAGAAATGGAGACCTTCTTTTCCTTTACAACCCAGTTAGTTTGTACCTTAAAAATCCATCAATTATTGAAGGACTCCTTTTGCATGAAATAATGCACGTTATCAATAGACATCACCTTATAAGACCAAAAGACAAAAAGGATATGATGATCTGGAATCTTGCAAAAGACGCGGCCATAAACCAATTTATTCCAGAAATTGATGCTTTAAGCGTACCTTTGAATGTACTGATAGAAGAAGGACATGGAACAGATAATGATCTTATATTCGTAGGTCCTCCCGCAAATATGTTAAATAAAAGTGTTGAAGAATATTATGAATACATTTTAAACGAATTCATCAAAAAGGGGAACTTTGATGTTGAAGCGGTTGCAGAAAGGTTGCCAAATAATCATACTTTTGAAAGTGATGTACCCATTGAAATGATTGTTGAGATTACCCAAAAAAGGCTTGAAAAGGCGTTCAACCTATTTGGCAGTGAGTTACCCTCTGGACTCAGACAAAATGTGAGTCTGAGCATATCGAATCCTATTATAAACTGGGAAACAGCGTTGAAAAAATTTGTTGGTTTATCTCAACGTGGTGATAAATATTCCACACCTTTAAAGCCAAACAGGAGATATGAAGATCAGCCTGGTTGGAAATTCGTATACGAACCTAAACTTGTAGTTATTTTGGATACAAGTGGAAGCATAATTGAAGAGGAATTAAACTGTTTTATAAGCGAAATAGACTCAATTGCTAAGAATGGAATAAATTTCACGTTGATTCAAGTTGACAAATCAGTGACTTTTGTAGGGGAATACCGATTTGGAGGTTGGAGAAACTTAGAGATTTTCGGAGGAGGAGAAACAGATTTACAACCTGCAGTTGATATAGCTCAAACAAAATTCAGATGTGAGGGTATGGTAATTTTCACAGATGGCTACGTTGATGTACCAAAAATACAACGAAGGGTTTTGTTTGTACTAAGCAAAAAACATAACCCAGAATTTTATTTAGATGCCAAGAAAATCTATGGTAACGTATTTGTGTTAAGGTAA
- a CDS encoding endonuclease MutS2, with the protein MENTTDKKLNYLQNLRKKIDYNEVLETYKRYCYSSLGKEYLESLNPYNLNVQQELTYLSELTDFVKNNGFPDPDGFADVRPLLQKVENGLLLEGTEFLQILKFLEGIKRIKLMFKEQRNSIFQSGISNLVYKLNTYEEIIENIKKVIDENGNVKDSASILLRKIRTEHTQLTKELRHKAERFILHNQNLLQELSYTIRNDRYVFPVKSTERSKIKGIVHGTSSSGSTVYLEPEEFIQLNDKIKILTEEEAKEISRILRELTSKVFDKLPTIKNDIEVLKRLDGLFARVKYILEKGASIIFPESNYLKLSKAMHPLIPEDKVVPIDVELPSDKVGIVITGPNTGGKTVSLKTIALSILLARSGFPLLVGESSRIPNFDVYVDIGDSQNILENLSTFSGHIVNIVKALELADENSLVLIDELGSGTDPYEGSAIALGIIGELISRNIKFIVTTHLTPVKLYSMSHDKLISASMEFNPETLSPTYRILMNIPGASHAFEIARKYGLSENILQEAQKHLDEEHIKIEQLIKDLNKHVSELEIRKRELENTLREYQKQKRDFEEKYKLLKLKRIEQFDKELREVYKDIQKAKRDLQISLLSKKSESEELIRKRLKEMESEVKQLEKIQEKVEKVIYEAKVPRESRSISLGDHVKLIEGNAVGKVIEIKTKGYLVDFNGIKIEVKPEKLVKISPTDKREDLKNSENNTNISTKVITSSISKNEIDVRGLTVEEAVEKIDEFIDQLIYSDFSTGYIIHGKGTGKLATGIWNYLRHDKRIKNYRFGRPDEGGVGVTVVEI; encoded by the coding sequence ATGGAAAATACAACAGACAAAAAGCTTAATTACTTGCAAAACTTAAGAAAAAAAATCGACTACAATGAAGTATTAGAAACTTACAAACGCTATTGTTACTCTTCCTTAGGAAAAGAATACCTTGAATCTTTGAATCCTTACAACTTAAATGTGCAGCAAGAACTGACTTATCTCTCCGAACTTACAGATTTTGTTAAAAACAACGGATTTCCAGATCCTGATGGATTTGCTGATGTGCGACCTTTATTACAAAAAGTTGAAAATGGACTTTTATTGGAAGGCACTGAGTTCTTGCAGATACTCAAATTTCTTGAAGGTATAAAACGAATTAAGCTCATGTTCAAAGAGCAGAGAAATTCTATTTTTCAATCTGGCATTTCCAATCTTGTGTACAAATTAAACACCTACGAAGAAATTATAGAAAATATAAAAAAAGTCATAGATGAAAATGGAAATGTTAAAGATAGTGCTTCTATTTTACTCAGAAAGATCAGAACCGAACATACGCAGCTAACAAAGGAATTAAGACACAAAGCAGAGCGTTTTATTTTGCACAATCAGAATCTCTTACAAGAATTAAGCTATACTATAAGAAACGACAGATATGTGTTCCCTGTTAAATCAACTGAGCGCAGTAAAATAAAAGGAATTGTACATGGTACGTCCTCTTCAGGTTCTACAGTTTACCTCGAACCCGAGGAATTTATTCAGTTGAACGACAAGATAAAGATTTTAACTGAAGAGGAAGCAAAAGAAATTTCAAGGATCCTCAGGGAGTTAACAAGCAAAGTTTTTGATAAATTACCAACGATAAAGAATGATATAGAAGTTCTTAAGCGATTGGATGGATTGTTTGCAAGAGTCAAGTATATCTTGGAAAAAGGTGCTTCTATAATATTCCCCGAGTCTAATTACCTTAAACTTTCAAAAGCAATGCATCCGCTGATACCGGAGGATAAGGTTGTACCTATAGACGTTGAGCTACCATCAGACAAAGTAGGGATCGTTATTACAGGACCCAACACAGGTGGTAAAACTGTCTCTTTAAAAACTATAGCACTTTCGATATTGTTAGCAAGGAGTGGTTTCCCATTACTAGTTGGTGAAAGCTCACGAATTCCGAACTTCGATGTTTATGTAGACATTGGAGACAGTCAAAATATATTAGAAAACTTGAGTACATTTTCTGGACATATAGTTAATATCGTCAAGGCTTTGGAGCTTGCCGACGAAAATTCTTTGGTGCTTATAGACGAGTTAGGTTCAGGTACAGACCCTTACGAGGGTAGTGCTATAGCACTCGGAATAATAGGTGAGTTGATCTCCAGAAACATAAAATTCATAGTTACAACACACTTAACACCTGTAAAACTTTACTCAATGTCTCACGATAAGCTAATCAGTGCATCTATGGAATTCAATCCAGAAACTCTTTCACCTACATACAGAATACTTATGAACATCCCTGGTGCATCCCATGCATTTGAAATTGCAAGGAAATACGGGCTCTCGGAGAATATACTACAAGAAGCACAAAAGCATCTTGATGAAGAACACATAAAAATAGAACAGCTTATAAAAGATTTAAATAAACATGTTAGTGAACTTGAGATAAGAAAAAGAGAACTTGAAAACACGCTGAGGGAATATCAAAAGCAAAAACGTGATTTTGAAGAAAAGTATAAATTATTAAAACTTAAAAGGATAGAACAGTTTGATAAGGAACTTAGAGAAGTTTACAAAGATATTCAAAAAGCAAAGAGAGATTTACAGATATCACTTTTAAGTAAAAAATCTGAAAGCGAGGAGTTGATAAGGAAGCGCTTGAAAGAAATGGAAAGTGAAGTTAAACAACTTGAAAAGATCCAGGAGAAAGTCGAAAAGGTAATTTACGAAGCTAAAGTGCCCCGAGAAAGTCGTTCAATTTCCTTAGGTGATCATGTTAAGTTGATCGAAGGAAATGCAGTTGGAAAGGTTATTGAAATAAAAACAAAAGGTTATTTAGTCGACTTTAACGGTATAAAGATAGAAGTAAAACCAGAAAAGCTTGTTAAAATATCACCTACTGATAAGCGTGAAGATTTAAAAAACTCAGAAAACAACACAAACATCTCGACAAAAGTTATAACCAGTAGTATATCAAAAAATGAAATCGACGTAAGAGGGTTAACAGTTGAGGAAGCAGTTGAAAAGATTGATGAGTTTATTGATCAACTGATTTATTCTGATTTTTCAACAGGTTACATTATCCACGGTAAAGGCACAGGAAAATTGGCAACAGGAATCTGGAACTACCTTAGACATGATAAGAGAATAAAGAACTACCGCTTTGGTCGACCTGATGAAGGCGGTGTAGGTGTGACTGTTGTGGAGATTTGA
- a CDS encoding HD domain-containing protein, producing MEKGKTKIIKLGNYVSRYYLKTVFIVVGISLSILAISSYLVFQVLSNSITGSILRTVSSIFSNINEKTKLIAYRYNEKFIQTIDLVEKLIEKGDKNAVSDFLSQELKMNYEQDFTRINYYIISRDGTIIETDYETDTGLNLSIYETFWKLLNKELDQSKYYVQSVGSELKTGSRRIFVYKKMTNGQILELGFAINPDLFENDFRIVKSISTFVEQVSILFNGIPISPIFETASNKKASGFSYSRLYKKEHLMTYSIIDGLISQNFEIYVRTNFRGIFLVIELITVVGTLIVVSILFFNAKLSKTLAKEIDKIEEAINEYGNTGFYNTHRESFIEEVNDTLIAFSNLSEIITANVQEINASNQELEASYKEIQKLSLEIKEAFHDFSLRLSYIVEGFEEGTGKHLHRVKFIVEKLCDKLVGDAYLKEDIIYFSSLHDIGKVFIPQEILNKPGPLTPEEWEEIKKHTIYAERILSHPRFKVALNIAKYHHENYDGTGYPFGLKGEDIPLEERIVKIADVYDALVSNRPYKHPYNKAEALRIIFEGDGRVNPEHFDPKVLQAFKEIIDYL from the coding sequence GTGGAAAAAGGAAAAACTAAGATAATTAAATTAGGTAATTATGTATCAAGGTATTATCTGAAAACGGTCTTTATCGTTGTTGGAATCTCGCTAAGCATTCTTGCAATTTCAAGTTACCTTGTCTTTCAAGTTCTTTCAAACTCGATAACAGGTTCTATCTTGAGAACCGTATCTTCAATATTCTCAAACATTAACGAAAAAACAAAACTGATTGCATATAGATACAACGAAAAATTCATACAGACCATCGATCTTGTGGAAAAGCTGATAGAAAAGGGAGACAAAAACGCCGTATCCGATTTCCTCAGTCAAGAACTGAAAATGAATTACGAACAAGATTTTACAAGGATAAATTATTACATAATTTCCCGGGATGGAACTATTATAGAGACAGATTATGAAACAGACACAGGTTTGAATTTATCTATTTACGAGACTTTTTGGAAACTGCTTAACAAAGAGCTTGATCAATCGAAATATTACGTACAAAGTGTCGGAAGTGAACTGAAGACAGGAAGTAGGAGGATATTTGTTTACAAAAAAATGACGAATGGTCAAATTCTTGAACTGGGATTTGCAATTAATCCTGATCTATTTGAAAATGATTTCAGAATAGTTAAAAGTATTTCAACTTTTGTTGAGCAAGTAAGCATATTGTTTAACGGAATACCGATTTCTCCTATATTTGAAACAGCTTCAAACAAGAAAGCATCCGGATTTTCTTACTCAAGGTTGTACAAAAAAGAACATTTGATGACGTACTCTATTATAGATGGATTAATTTCACAAAACTTTGAGATTTACGTTCGTACGAATTTTCGTGGAATTTTCTTGGTTATAGAATTAATAACTGTCGTCGGTACGTTAATTGTTGTGTCAATATTGTTTTTTAACGCAAAACTTTCAAAAACGTTAGCTAAGGAAATTGACAAAATAGAGGAGGCTATAAACGAATATGGAAATACAGGTTTTTACAATACTCATAGGGAATCTTTCATTGAAGAAGTTAACGACACCTTAATTGCCTTTTCAAACCTATCGGAAATCATAACCGCAAATGTTCAAGAAATCAACGCTTCGAACCAAGAACTGGAAGCCTCTTACAAAGAAATTCAAAAACTTTCATTGGAAATAAAAGAAGCTTTCCATGATTTTTCATTGAGATTATCTTATATCGTCGAAGGTTTCGAAGAAGGAACAGGAAAGCATCTTCATCGAGTCAAATTTATCGTTGAAAAGCTGTGTGACAAACTTGTTGGAGATGCTTATCTGAAAGAAGATATAATTTATTTTTCATCCTTGCACGATATAGGCAAAGTCTTTATTCCACAAGAAATACTTAACAAACCTGGTCCTTTAACTCCAGAAGAATGGGAAGAAATAAAAAAACACACCATTTATGCAGAACGTATACTTAGTCATCCGAGGTTCAAAGTAGCTTTGAACATAGCAAAGTATCATCACGAAAATTACGATGGCACGGGTTATCCGTTTGGTTTAAAAGGTGAAGATATACCACTTGAGGAAAGAATAGTAAAGATAGCGGATGTGTACGATGCTTTAGTATCAAACAGACCTTATAAACATCCTTATAACAAAGCGGAAGCACTGAGAATAATATTCGAAGGAGATGGAAGAGTTAATCCTGAACATTTCGACCCAAAAGTACTCCAAGCTTTTAAAGAAATTATCGATTATCTATGA